The Streptomyces sp. NBC_01689 genome includes a window with the following:
- a CDS encoding serine/threonine-protein kinase produces MQGLLLAGRYRLVESIGSGGMGRVWRAHDEVLHRAVAVKELTAALYVTESDRAVLLARTHAEARAAARINHSAVVTVHDVLDHDNRPWIVMELVEGNSLADAVNEQGRIEPAEAARIGLWVLRALRAAHTAGVLHRDVKPGNVLLSSDRRVLLTDFGIAQVEGDTTITRTGEIVGSVDYLAPERVRGHDPGPASDLWALGATLYTAVEGRSPFRRTSPIGTMQAVVEEEPAEPVNSGALGPVLAALLRKDPAERPSAAQAEEMLAEAAAGRLSDATRAHAVAGRVEHDTTVTGTGTGTRAHTGTTTSYQAAANGTATPPPKRHRLRTVALVVALAAVVGGGGAVALQHFGTGGPGDSASGPSTPAPTPSASSGAGATPGDKDGRTGVPAGWERIHDPFGFSVSLPEGWTRSVSIDKDGLRQVDYSPDKGKHLVRVAVDTAPDFSTSYDHMSGLDHTISGRLQDYQRLSLKEELFRDQPGVRWEYTWNALAKDPPHYFPGPYRAIDVGYMTGDGTEYALYEASPADEWATTGKQFDSILRSFQER; encoded by the coding sequence ATGCAGGGCCTGCTCCTCGCGGGCCGCTACCGACTTGTCGAATCCATCGGCAGCGGTGGCATGGGCCGCGTGTGGCGCGCGCACGACGAGGTGTTGCACCGCGCGGTCGCGGTCAAGGAACTGACGGCCGCGCTGTACGTCACGGAGAGCGACCGGGCCGTGCTCCTGGCCCGTACCCACGCGGAGGCGCGGGCCGCGGCCCGGATCAACCACTCGGCCGTCGTGACCGTTCACGACGTGCTGGACCACGACAACCGGCCGTGGATAGTCATGGAGCTGGTCGAGGGCAACTCGCTGGCCGACGCGGTCAACGAGCAGGGGCGGATCGAACCGGCCGAGGCGGCGCGGATAGGTCTGTGGGTGCTGCGCGCGCTGCGCGCCGCGCACACGGCCGGGGTGCTGCACCGGGACGTGAAGCCGGGCAACGTCCTGCTCTCCTCCGACCGGCGGGTGCTGCTCACGGACTTCGGGATCGCGCAGGTCGAGGGCGACACGACCATCACCCGCACCGGTGAGATCGTCGGCTCGGTCGACTACCTCGCCCCGGAGCGGGTGCGCGGCCACGACCCGGGCCCGGCGTCCGATCTGTGGGCACTCGGCGCCACGCTGTACACGGCGGTGGAGGGCAGGTCGCCGTTCCGCCGCACCTCGCCCATCGGCACCATGCAGGCCGTCGTCGAGGAGGAACCCGCCGAACCGGTCAACTCGGGGGCGCTCGGGCCCGTACTCGCCGCGCTGCTGCGCAAGGATCCGGCCGAGCGGCCCAGCGCGGCGCAGGCCGAGGAGATGCTCGCCGAGGCGGCGGCGGGACGACTGTCGGACGCGACGCGGGCGCACGCGGTGGCGGGACGGGTGGAACACGACACCACAGTGACGGGGACCGGCACCGGGACCCGCGCGCACACGGGCACCACCACCTCGTATCAGGCGGCGGCGAACGGGACCGCGACCCCGCCGCCGAAGCGGCACCGGCTGCGCACGGTCGCCCTGGTCGTCGCCCTCGCGGCGGTCGTCGGCGGCGGTGGCGCGGTCGCGCTCCAGCACTTCGGCACGGGCGGTCCGGGCGACTCCGCCTCCGGACCGTCGACGCCGGCTCCGACTCCGAGCGCCAGTTCCGGGGCCGGTGCCACACCGGGTGACAAGGACGGTCGGACGGGGGTTCCCGCCGGCTGGGAGCGGATCCACGACCCGTTCGGCTTCAGCGTCTCCCTGCCCGAGGGGTGGACGCGGTCCGTCTCCATCGACAAGGACGGCCTCCGGCAGGTCGACTACTCGCCCGACAAGGGCAAGCACCTGGTGCGGGTCGCCGTCGACACCGCGCCGGACTTCAGCACCTCGTACGACCACATGAGCGGCCTGGACCACACGATCTCGGGGCGGCTGCAGGACTACCAGCGGCTGAGCCTCAAGGAAGAGCTCTTCCGCGACCAGCCGGGCGTCCGCTGGGAGTACACGTGGAACGCGCTGGCCAAGGACCCCCCGCACTACTTCCCGGGGCCCTACCGCGCGATCGACGTCGGTTACATGACCGGTGACGGCACCGAGTACGCCCTCTACGAGGCCTCGCCGGCCGACGAGTGGGCCACCACCGGCAAGCAGTTCGACTCGATCCTGCGGAGTTTCCAGGAGCGGTGA
- a CDS encoding serine/threonine-protein kinase, with protein sequence MSSDGGVQQGADEPTSFALQPPLRAPRPAAPAERQGVPLPGNPYAEPAGPAPRTQAGPPHPQSTQQPFAHPQSAAPRSAQPQSGHEQSAAPQSASPQSGHEQSAHPLSRRPAQPQPHPSPLPVPPRSERSAPAPVPDPGAGRLVAGRYRLLAKLGHGGMGTVWRAQDETVDREVAVKEPRLPDHLPERERATAFERMRREARAAARLDHPAVVNVHDVAVVDGQPWIVMELVRGRSLGAVLEEGTLGAREAARIGLEVLGALEAAHAAGILHRDVKPDNVLLGPHGRVVLTDFGIAQIEGETSLTDTGGFVGSPEYIAPERVLGRRPGPSCDLWSLGVVLYAATEGVSPFRRSNTPATLQSVLNSTPTPPASVSGPLAEVIGGLLDKDPARRLGAGRARRLLEEAAEPPARVRTEVVRAPEGEGATGAGQIPAPVRAAGEARNGVRIPRAVLIGLGAAVVAVAVTAYLVIADPFAGPLPDGWRKHHEKDVTATLAVPAGYQRSTPDRTSDKSHRVTYTDWSGGVWISLDVARGSEDTSHQIKDSSAAQMYADNGDFKQSGAYALQMPEGPRTTPRQTTYHGRQSAENTVVYTTDDSQDPRPRELRVFYYKSSAGDMYKLTVGYPGKGDFTVRGREVARAAIANLDIDKR encoded by the coding sequence ATGAGCAGTGACGGGGGAGTCCAGCAAGGCGCCGACGAGCCGACCAGTTTCGCCCTGCAGCCACCACTGCGGGCACCGCGGCCGGCGGCGCCCGCGGAGCGGCAGGGGGTTCCCCTGCCCGGCAATCCGTACGCCGAGCCGGCCGGACCCGCCCCGCGTACGCAGGCCGGCCCACCGCACCCGCAGTCCACTCAACAGCCTTTCGCACACCCGCAGTCCGCCGCACCGCGGTCCGCGCAGCCGCAGTCCGGGCACGAACAGTCCGCCGCACCGCAGTCCGCGTCACCGCAGTCCGGGCACGAGCAGTCCGCCCATCCGCTCTCCCGTCGGCCCGCGCAGCCGCAGCCACACCCGTCCCCGCTTCCCGTGCCGCCACGGTCCGAGCGGAGCGCGCCCGCGCCCGTGCCCGACCCCGGCGCCGGGCGGCTGGTCGCGGGCCGCTACCGGCTCCTGGCGAAGCTGGGGCACGGCGGGATGGGGACCGTCTGGCGGGCCCAGGACGAGACGGTGGACCGGGAGGTCGCCGTCAAGGAACCCAGACTCCCGGACCACCTGCCCGAGCGGGAACGCGCCACCGCCTTCGAGCGGATGCGCCGGGAGGCACGCGCCGCGGCCCGGCTCGACCATCCGGCGGTGGTGAACGTCCACGACGTGGCGGTGGTGGACGGACAGCCCTGGATCGTCATGGAGCTGGTGCGGGGCCGTTCGCTGGGCGCCGTCCTCGAAGAGGGCACGCTCGGCGCGCGGGAGGCGGCGCGGATCGGCCTGGAGGTGCTCGGCGCGCTGGAGGCCGCGCACGCGGCGGGCATCCTGCACCGTGACGTCAAGCCCGACAACGTGCTGCTCGGCCCGCACGGCCGGGTGGTCCTCACCGACTTCGGCATCGCGCAGATCGAGGGCGAGACCAGCCTGACGGACACCGGCGGCTTCGTCGGCTCGCCCGAGTACATCGCGCCGGAACGGGTGCTGGGCCGGCGCCCCGGCCCGTCCTGCGACCTCTGGTCGCTCGGCGTCGTCCTCTACGCGGCCACCGAGGGGGTGTCGCCCTTCCGCCGCAGCAACACCCCGGCCACTCTGCAGTCCGTGCTCAACTCCACGCCGACGCCGCCCGCTTCGGTGTCGGGACCGCTGGCGGAGGTGATCGGCGGGCTGCTGGACAAGGACCCGGCGCGCCGCCTCGGGGCCGGCCGGGCGCGCCGGCTCCTGGAGGAGGCCGCGGAGCCGCCCGCCCGGGTCCGCACGGAGGTCGTACGGGCTCCCGAGGGCGAGGGGGCCACCGGGGCGGGGCAGATCCCGGCACCGGTGCGGGCCGCCGGTGAGGCACGGAACGGTGTCCGGATTCCGCGCGCGGTCCTGATCGGGCTCGGCGCGGCCGTCGTCGCGGTGGCCGTGACGGCGTACCTGGTGATCGCCGACCCGTTCGCGGGGCCGCTGCCCGACGGCTGGCGCAAGCACCATGAGAAGGACGTCACCGCGACGCTGGCGGTGCCCGCGGGCTACCAGCGATCGACGCCGGACCGCACGTCGGACAAGAGCCACCGGGTCACGTACACCGACTGGAGCGGCGGCGTCTGGATCAGCCTCGACGTGGCCCGCGGGTCCGAGGACACGTCCCATCAGATCAAGGACTCCTCGGCCGCCCAGATGTACGCCGACAACGGCGACTTCAAGCAGAGCGGCGCGTACGCCCTCCAGATGCCCGAGGGGCCGAGGACGACGCCGAGGCAGACCACGTACCACGGCAGGCAGTCGGCGGAGAACACCGTCGTCTACACGACCGACGACAGCCAGGACCCGCGCCCGCGCGAACTGCGCGTGTTCTATTACAAGTCGTCCGCGGGAGACATGTACAAGCTCACGGTCGGCTATCCCGGCAAGGGCGACTTCACGGTGCGCGGCCGGGAGGTCGCGCGGGCGGCGATCGCGAACCTGGACATCGACAAGAGGTAG
- a CDS encoding serine/threonine-protein kinase: protein MSEAERAGASRQDKSERLLAGRYRLGDVLGRGGMGTVWRAQDETLGRTVAVKELRFPSSIDEDEKRRLITRTLREAKAIARIRNNGAVTVFDVVDEDNRPWIVMELVEGKSLAEVIREDGLLTPKRAAEVGLAILDVLRSAHREGILHRDVKPSNVLISDDGRVVLTDFGIAQVEGDPSITSTGMLVGAPSYISPERARGHKPGPAADLWSLGGLLYASVEGVPPYDRGSAIATLTAVMTEPVEQPKNAGPLESVIYGLLAKDPEQRLDNERARAMLNEVIRAPEPRPAVPEPVDATKVVSLPPLPDDESGKGSSGGRRGEEAGERFRGALRSVRKAASAAGAATAAATARSKSTGTAGTGAASTEGAAGTAAESPTVPRPAAPPVSAGATPSKSADGRTGTAGAGTSGAVAPGPRTGAADVSRKAGARDGVAVGLNSGPVGGTGTKDTAGPADATRVTGTAGTSGSGSGSSQGSGWPVAPERPPRPAPRAPLTDVVPRRTLIIIAVVLALVVVGTVLALTLGGGDGSGAKGGKSGDTKASASSGANAGGGGKDASKGEHTDSDDKKDGSSGTDGSGASGTTPSADASGDGSNSDDKGGTGGGGKESGSAGSTAVSTYHGAQGFSIGLPKGWSYRSTDSAGARFTGPDGQKLLVGWTSTPKDDPVADWRNQERGMVRPQYQKIRIEKVDYRGWNTADWEFTYQDGGTTYRSIDRGFVVNSHQGYALMYTAKASAWDSELRKDTWQTLTKTFQPKS, encoded by the coding sequence ATGTCGGAGGCGGAGCGGGCGGGAGCATCCCGTCAGGACAAGAGCGAACGTCTCCTCGCCGGGCGGTACCGGCTGGGGGATGTTCTCGGCCGCGGCGGCATGGGCACGGTCTGGCGGGCCCAGGACGAAACGCTGGGCCGCACGGTCGCCGTCAAGGAGCTGAGGTTCCCGTCGAGCATCGACGAGGACGAGAAGCGGCGGCTGATCACGCGCACCCTGCGTGAGGCCAAGGCGATCGCGCGCATTCGCAACAACGGCGCGGTGACGGTCTTCGACGTGGTCGACGAGGACAACAGACCGTGGATCGTGATGGAACTCGTCGAGGGCAAGTCGCTCGCCGAGGTCATCCGTGAGGACGGCCTCCTCACACCCAAGCGCGCCGCGGAGGTGGGGCTCGCGATACTCGACGTGCTGCGGTCGGCGCATCGCGAGGGCATCCTGCACCGCGACGTGAAGCCGTCGAACGTGCTGATCTCCGACGACGGCCGGGTCGTGCTGACCGACTTCGGCATCGCCCAGGTGGAGGGCGACCCGTCGATCACGTCGACCGGCATGCTCGTGGGCGCGCCCTCCTACATCTCCCCCGAGCGGGCGCGCGGCCACAAGCCCGGGCCCGCGGCCGACCTGTGGTCGCTGGGCGGGCTGCTGTACGCGTCGGTGGAGGGCGTCCCTCCGTACGACAGGGGCTCCGCGATCGCGACGCTCACGGCGGTCATGACCGAGCCCGTGGAGCAGCCGAAGAACGCGGGTCCGCTGGAGAGCGTGATCTACGGGCTGCTCGCCAAGGACCCCGAGCAGCGGCTCGACAACGAGCGTGCGCGGGCGATGCTCAACGAGGTGATCCGCGCCCCCGAACCGCGGCCGGCCGTTCCGGAGCCGGTGGACGCGACGAAGGTCGTGTCACTGCCGCCGCTGCCGGACGACGAGTCGGGCAAGGGGAGTTCCGGCGGCAGGCGGGGCGAGGAGGCCGGCGAGCGGTTCCGTGGCGCGCTGCGTTCGGTGCGCAAGGCCGCCTCGGCGGCCGGCGCGGCCACCGCCGCGGCGACGGCGCGCTCCAAGTCCACCGGTACGGCGGGCACGGGCGCGGCGAGCACCGAGGGCGCGGCGGGCACGGCCGCCGAGTCCCCGACGGTTCCCCGGCCGGCGGCTCCGCCGGTGTCGGCGGGCGCGACGCCGTCGAAGTCCGCGGACGGCAGGACCGGGACCGCCGGTGCGGGCACGTCGGGCGCGGTCGCACCGGGCCCGCGCACCGGAGCGGCGGACGTCTCCCGCAAGGCGGGCGCCCGCGACGGCGTGGCGGTGGGGCTGAACTCCGGTCCCGTCGGCGGGACCGGTACGAAGGACACGGCCGGTCCGGCGGACGCGACGCGGGTGACGGGCACGGCCGGCACGAGCGGTTCGGGCTCGGGGAGTTCCCAGGGTTCCGGCTGGCCCGTGGCGCCCGAGCGGCCCCCGCGGCCCGCACCGAGGGCGCCGCTCACCGATGTGGTGCCGCGGCGAACCCTGATCATCATCGCGGTGGTCCTGGCGCTCGTCGTGGTCGGGACGGTTCTGGCCCTCACCCTCGGCGGCGGTGACGGCAGCGGCGCGAAGGGCGGCAAGAGCGGCGACACCAAGGCGAGCGCCTCCAGCGGGGCGAACGCGGGCGGTGGCGGCAAGGACGCGAGCAAGGGCGAGCACACCGACAGCGACGACAAGAAGGACGGCTCCTCCGGGACGGACGGGAGCGGCGCCTCGGGCACCACGCCCAGCGCGGACGCCTCGGGCGACGGGAGCAACTCGGACGACAAGGGCGGTACGGGCGGCGGCGGCAAGGAGTCCGGTTCCGCGGGGTCCACCGCCGTGTCGACCTACCACGGGGCCCAGGGCTTCTCGATCGGGCTGCCCAAGGGGTGGTCCTACCGGTCCACGGACAGCGCGGGTGCGCGTTTCACCGGTCCCGACGGGCAGAAGCTCCTCGTGGGCTGGACCTCGACGCCCAAGGACGACCCGGTGGCCGACTGGCGGAACCAGGAGCGGGGAATGGTACGGCCGCAGTACCAGAAGATCCGCATAGAGAAGGTGGACTACCGCGGCTGGAACACCGCCGACTGGGAGTTCACCTACCAGGACGGGGGCACGACGTACCGGTCGATCGACCGCGGATTCGTTGTCAACTCCCATCAGGGGTATGCGTTGATGTACACGGCGAAGGCCTCCGCCTGGGACAGCGAGCTGCGCAAGGACACCTGGCAGACGCTGACGAAGACGTTCCAGCCGAAGTCGTGA
- a CDS encoding protein kinase, producing the protein MDEYAGRVLADRYRLPLPPSDEYEFAESRAFDTYSGQEVLVRQVPLPEIVEAEVLDADGLPEGFVARDGGVRRPSARTTRRPAEPAVRRAIEAAQAAAQIPDHPRLDQVFDVFAEGGSLWIVSELVPARPLAALLAEKPLSPYRAAEVAADVLTALRVLHAHGWVHRNITARTVLVCDDGRVMLTGLAAGAAEEALCGYDPVPVRDFDGPEGVEGAPGGPGAPGATGAPGRAGTRVPQVSQVSQVSQVPQIPRGPGAPGSEGGGTEQVRNAGSPGGAASRGVSGSGVPGATSPGGTFGAVVAGAQGIDAEAARRAAIEARAENGTPVGEAPAAGSAALARRAIEAGGDARAARAGAIAAYRAGARAAARVHEQQRGAPAALPAPRPAPPADAAAPPAQASGHIVEQRPETPPPGQIADPYGVAHTRAWHGAQPRPGTGGPDGQGTAPGPGQDADHTTGRQADRTARAFGQVPGQVPGRDTGQGFGRDTGQGFGRGTGEGLGEGQGFGQGEGRGSEHDTGHGTGPDTGRGVGTHAGPGFGQGAGEGTGHHAGQVPGQGFGQEAGHSADQGVGLGPGPGHGTGRGDAYTAGRGAGHGPGQGVEPGATGGYDYGYGYGDGTGQGAGRETGRDTGRDTGQDFGRGFRSGDGTGPARTALPGGGAGHGRIVPELPGADPATLVRGRQQSAVPVPPKGRWDELVAGAPPRRGPATALAAERARQARMAVVGPVTERWAPEQAGPVHENWQLAAPIGPATDLWALGALLFRAVQGHAPYPEESTAELVQLVCAEPPAYAEECGPLRPVVESLLRQDPTERLDFEELRGWLRSLVRSAPEPEAGAHVVSAPPVDPSRLPIVRRRGELVRRRRAGLPATSPHARHKRARSDRPARPAGRSVRDKPRRLGRNLVLLVLLLLVAAVAYAMVFMPKNDRANGSDGGPADSAGQVSPAPQNSAGADGSASSEPRPDQTSPGGDKSPSEKPGSPESGSNAPGVPSGFTLRKDSAGFQVAVANGWDRSPKNGRGQVVYSHGDFELIVVPGRDSTATYGSDPLTYQRERESELQPFRDSTWATSSGMRRIDVGGRTMAEGQFTWQTSAGQELYVRNLVVVQGGRYHIVQVRGPEAETDEVTRLYEQASATYRVTG; encoded by the coding sequence GTGGACGAGTACGCGGGTCGGGTACTGGCCGACCGCTATCGCCTGCCGCTGCCGCCGTCCGACGAGTACGAGTTCGCCGAGAGCCGCGCGTTCGACACGTACAGCGGGCAGGAAGTCCTGGTCCGCCAGGTGCCGTTGCCGGAGATCGTCGAGGCCGAGGTCCTCGACGCGGACGGGCTGCCCGAGGGGTTCGTGGCACGGGACGGCGGGGTGCGCCGCCCCTCCGCGCGCACCACGCGGCGGCCGGCCGAACCGGCGGTGCGGCGGGCGATCGAGGCCGCGCAGGCCGCCGCCCAGATCCCCGACCATCCCCGACTCGACCAGGTCTTCGACGTGTTCGCCGAAGGCGGCTCGCTGTGGATAGTGAGCGAACTGGTGCCCGCGCGGCCGCTGGCAGCGCTGCTCGCCGAGAAACCGCTGAGCCCCTACCGCGCCGCCGAGGTCGCCGCGGACGTCCTCACCGCGCTGCGGGTGCTGCACGCGCACGGGTGGGTGCACCGCAACATCACCGCGCGCACGGTGCTCGTCTGCGACGACGGCCGGGTGATGCTGACCGGGCTGGCGGCCGGAGCCGCCGAGGAGGCGCTGTGCGGGTACGACCCGGTGCCGGTAAGGGACTTCGACGGTCCGGAGGGTGTGGAGGGCGCGCCGGGAGGACCGGGGGCACCCGGAGCGACAGGAGCCCCGGGCCGGGCGGGGACGCGGGTCCCCCAGGTGTCGCAGGTCTCCCAGGTGTCGCAGGTCCCGCAGATCCCCCGGGGTCCGGGCGCTCCCGGGAGTGAGGGCGGCGGCACCGAGCAGGTGCGCAACGCCGGTTCGCCGGGCGGGGCAGCCTCGCGGGGCGTGAGCGGTTCCGGAGTTCCGGGGGCCACGAGTCCCGGGGGCACGTTCGGTGCCGTGGTCGCCGGTGCTCAGGGAATCGACGCGGAGGCCGCGCGGCGGGCCGCGATCGAGGCACGTGCGGAGAACGGCACGCCCGTCGGAGAGGCGCCCGCGGCGGGCAGCGCGGCCCTGGCCCGCAGGGCGATCGAGGCCGGGGGCGACGCGCGGGCGGCGCGGGCCGGAGCCATCGCCGCGTACCGCGCCGGAGCGCGCGCCGCGGCCCGTGTGCACGAACAGCAGCGGGGTGCCCCCGCCGCCCTGCCCGCACCCCGCCCGGCCCCGCCGGCCGACGCCGCGGCTCCGCCCGCCCAGGCGTCCGGACACATCGTGGAGCAGCGGCCGGAGACCCCGCCGCCCGGTCAGATCGCCGACCCGTACGGAGTGGCGCACACCAGGGCCTGGCACGGTGCGCAGCCCCGCCCCGGCACGGGGGGCCCCGACGGCCAGGGCACCGCCCCGGGTCCGGGCCAGGACGCCGACCACACCACCGGCAGGCAAGCGGACCGGACGGCTCGGGCCTTCGGCCAGGTCCCTGGCCAGGTCCCCGGCCGGGACACGGGTCAGGGATTCGGCCGGGACACGGGGCAGGGCTTCGGCCGGGGTACGGGCGAGGGTCTCGGCGAGGGCCAGGGTTTCGGTCAGGGTGAAGGCCGGGGAAGCGAGCACGACACCGGCCACGGCACCGGCCCCGACACGGGTCGAGGCGTGGGCACCCACGCGGGCCCCGGCTTCGGCCAGGGTGCCGGTGAGGGCACCGGCCACCACGCGGGACAGGTTCCCGGCCAGGGCTTCGGCCAGGAGGCCGGTCACAGCGCGGACCAGGGTGTCGGCCTCGGCCCGGGCCCCGGACACGGCACCGGCCGCGGAGACGCGTACACGGCGGGCCGGGGCGCGGGCCACGGCCCCGGGCAGGGCGTCGAGCCCGGCGCCACTGGCGGATACGACTACGGCTACGGATACGGCGACGGCACGGGCCAGGGCGCCGGCCGGGAGACCGGTCGCGACACCGGTCGCGACACCGGCCAGGACTTCGGCCGAGGCTTCCGCTCCGGCGACGGCACCGGCCCCGCGCGTACGGCACTCCCCGGCGGCGGCGCCGGGCACGGCCGGATCGTCCCGGAGCTTCCCGGCGCCGACCCGGCCACCCTCGTGCGGGGGCGGCAGCAGTCCGCCGTTCCCGTTCCGCCGAAGGGCCGTTGGGACGAACTCGTCGCCGGTGCGCCGCCGCGCCGCGGTCCCGCCACGGCGCTCGCCGCGGAGCGGGCCCGGCAGGCGCGGATGGCGGTCGTCGGTCCGGTGACCGAGCGCTGGGCGCCGGAGCAGGCCGGCCCGGTGCACGAGAACTGGCAGCTGGCGGCGCCGATCGGCCCCGCGACCGACCTGTGGGCGCTCGGCGCCCTCCTCTTCCGGGCGGTACAGGGGCACGCCCCCTACCCGGAGGAGAGCACCGCCGAACTGGTGCAACTGGTCTGCGCCGAACCGCCCGCGTACGCGGAGGAGTGCGGACCCCTGCGGCCCGTGGTGGAGTCGCTGCTGCGTCAGGACCCCACGGAGCGGCTCGACTTCGAGGAACTGCGCGGCTGGCTGCGCTCGCTGGTGCGGTCCGCGCCCGAGCCCGAGGCGGGCGCGCACGTCGTCTCGGCGCCCCCGGTCGACCCGAGCAGGCTCCCGATCGTGCGCAGGAGGGGCGAACTCGTCCGCCGGCGCCGCGCCGGGCTGCCCGCGACCAGCCCGCACGCCCGTCACAAACGGGCCAGGAGCGACCGCCCCGCCCGCCCGGCGGGACGGTCCGTGCGGGACAAGCCCCGACGGCTCGGGCGCAACCTGGTCCTCCTGGTCCTGCTCCTGCTGGTCGCGGCGGTCGCCTACGCGATGGTCTTCATGCCGAAGAACGACCGGGCGAACGGTTCCGACGGTGGTCCGGCCGACTCCGCCGGACAGGTGAGCCCCGCACCGCAGAACTCCGCGGGCGCCGACGGAAGCGCGAGCAGCGAACCGCGGCCCGACCAGACCTCTCCGGGCGGCGACAAGAGCCCTTCGGAGAAGCCTGGTTCGCCGGAGTCCGGGAGCAACGCCCCCGGTGTCCCGTCGGGCTTCACCCTGCGCAAGGACTCCGCCGGCTTCCAGGTCGCGGTGGCGAACGGCTGGGACCGCTCGCCCAAGAACGGGCGCGGTCAGGTCGTCTACTCCCACGGCGACTTCGAGCTCATCGTCGTACCCGGCCGGGACAGCACCGCGACCTACGGCAGCGATCCGCTGACCTACCAGCGGGAGCGGGAGAGCGAGTTGCAGCCGTTCCGCGACTCGACGTGGGCGACGTCCAGCGGCATGCGGCGGATCGACGTCGGTGGACGGACCATGGCCGAGGGGCAGTTCACCTGGCAGACCTCGGCGGGGCAGGAGCTGTACGTCCGCAACCTCGTCGTCGTCCAGGGCGGGCGCTACCACATCGTCCAGGTGCGCGGCCCGGAGGCCGAGACGGACGAGGTGACCCGGCTGTACGAACAGGCGTCGGCGACCTACCGGGTCACCGGCTGA
- a CDS encoding serine/threonine-protein kinase, giving the protein MGTQGENVRVIAGRYRLEARIGRGGMGVVWRATDQLLNRQVAVKELPLDDSLSAQEALQQRDRTLREARAVAQLHHPHIIVVHDVVEEAERPYIVMELIDGGSLAERISADGPVDAREAARIGIALLGALRRAHDAGILHRDLKPANVLMEAGTDRVVLTDFGIAQVAGATTLTESGSFVGSPEYTAPERMSGARTGPESDLWSLGALLCTVLSGESPFRRDSLGGILHAVVMDEIRPPAQAAPLLPVVRGLLERDPDRRLDAVEAERLLRAFRQTGRTPKPAPPGYSPTQRDVPKRRPTPPDAGPPVPAAGTAAGAVPERTARRFPRGLLVAALAAALVGAGVSAAALLAHDGRDGGGGSTGSGTPSVSTSASAAPGASASASAPATGRSTGQASAGAPHPTVTVTRERTPPPSGRSTPPSGYRTVRDPDGYALAVPDGFTRDPQGERIFYMSPGQTFRIGIKVSDPVPGGPLAVMRHADADGPSTNPGYRDGTVTSTTHTGHSAALWEFSWKGFTEAEGPRHTYDLCWEEGGRMYDVWVSAPVGRTTEAKRYFDVAVGTFTTS; this is encoded by the coding sequence ATGGGGACCCAGGGGGAGAACGTCCGCGTGATCGCCGGCCGTTACCGGCTGGAGGCCAGGATCGGGCGGGGCGGCATGGGCGTCGTCTGGCGGGCCACCGACCAACTGCTCAACCGGCAGGTCGCGGTGAAGGAACTTCCCCTCGACGACTCGCTCTCCGCCCAGGAGGCCCTGCAGCAACGCGATCGCACCCTGCGCGAGGCCCGCGCGGTCGCCCAGCTCCACCACCCGCACATCATCGTCGTGCACGACGTGGTGGAGGAGGCCGAACGCCCCTACATCGTCATGGAGTTGATCGACGGCGGCTCGCTCGCCGAACGGATCTCGGCGGACGGCCCGGTCGACGCGAGGGAGGCCGCCCGGATCGGCATCGCCCTCCTCGGCGCGCTGCGCCGCGCGCACGACGCGGGCATCCTGCACCGTGACCTCAAGCCCGCGAACGTCCTGATGGAGGCGGGCACCGACCGGGTCGTCCTCACCGACTTCGGCATCGCCCAGGTCGCGGGGGCGACCACCCTCACCGAGAGCGGTTCCTTCGTCGGCTCGCCCGAGTACACCGCGCCCGAGCGGATGTCCGGCGCCCGGACCGGCCCCGAGTCCGACCTGTGGTCGCTCGGGGCACTGCTGTGCACGGTGCTGAGCGGCGAGTCACCGTTCCGCCGCGACTCCCTGGGCGGCATCCTGCACGCCGTCGTCATGGACGAGATCAGGCCACCGGCCCAGGCCGCGCCGCTGCTCCCCGTCGTACGGGGGCTGCTGGAGCGTGATCCGGACCGCCGCCTCGACGCGGTGGAGGCGGAACGGCTGCTGCGGGCGTTCCGGCAGACCGGCCGCACGCCGAAACCCGCGCCGCCGGGCTACTCGCCCACCCAGCGCGACGTACCGAAGCGCAGGCCCACCCCACCCGACGCCGGCCCCCCGGTGCCCGCCGCGGGCACGGCCGCCGGCGCCGTACCCGAGCGCACCGCGCGGCGGTTCCCGCGAGGCCTGCTCGTCGCCGCGCTGGCCGCCGCACTGGTGGGCGCGGGGGTGTCGGCGGCCGCCCTGCTCGCGCACGACGGCCGGGACGGCGGCGGTGGGAGCACCGGGAGCGGTACGCCGTCCGTGTCCACGTCGGCGAGTGCGGCGCCGGGGGCCTCGGCGAGCGCGTCGGCGCCCGCGACCGGCCGGTCGACCGGTCAGGCGTCGGCGGGGGCACCGCACCCCACGGTCACCGTCACCCGGGAGCGGACGCCGCCCCCCTCCGGCCGCTCCACGCCGCCGTCCGGCTACCGGACCGTGCGCGATCCGGACGGGTACGCGCTCGCCGTTCCCGACGGCTTCACCCGCGACCCGCAGGGCGAGCGGATCTTCTACATGTCGCCGGGGCAGACCTTCCGGATCGGCATCAAGGTGTCGGATCCGGTGCCGGGCGGCCCGCTCGCGGTGATGCGCCACGCGGACGCCGACGGGCCGTCCACGAACCCGGGTTACCGCGACGGCACGGTCACCTCCACCACGCACACCGGACACTCCGCGGCGCTGTGGGAGTTCTCCTGGAAGGGCTTCACCGAGGCGGAGGGTCCCCGGCACACGTACGACCTCTGCTGGGAGGAGGGCGGCCGGATGTACGACGTGTGGGTCTCGGCGCCGGTCGGCAGGACGACGGAGGCGAAGAGGTACTTCGACGTCGCGGTCGGCACCTTCACCACCTCGTGA